DNA from Bradyrhizobium japonicum USDA 6:
CGGTCACTGACGGCTCAGCGGATGGGACGACCTTCCGGGTGCGCGCGACAAGCTTGACCGCACCGAGAAAGCACGCGGCGTAGCCGGCCGCAAAGAGCTGTTCGGGGTTGGTGCCTTCGCCCCCGGGACCGCCCAGCGATTTCGGCACGGACAGCGATACCGACAACAGGCCGTCGGCGCTGGCGGCCTTGCCGTCCCGGCCGCCGGTCGCCGTCACCTCGGTCTCGTACAGGATCTTTTCGGGAGTCATCATGATTCATTCTCCAGTCCTAGCGGCTGTCGCGAGCAAGCAGTGCGCGGAAATCGTCGCGCGCCTGGGCGCTGGCCCGCTTGAAGCTCGGCCCGCGGCTGGGCTCGGTGCCATTGAGCTGCCGGAGCTGCACCCACATCTCGGCACTTTTCAGCGCCACCGCCGCGCAATTGACCACCGGCGCGTGCCCGACTTTCAGGCCATGCTCCCTGCCGATCAGAAGGCCCGGCAGTACACCGGCGGGGATCACGACGTCGGCGCCGTGCTCGACCAGCGGGCGTGCGCAGGCGACGAAGTCCTTGATCATGCGGGCTTGCGCGGCCTGATCTCCGTCAAAGGCATCGGCGAAATCCGCCGGCTTGCAGCCAAGGCCGGTCACGTGGGCCACGCGATCGCCGAGGCCATAACGCTCGGCCTGCTCGTAGTGCCAGACCTCGAAGACGGGATCGAGGGTCACAAGGCCGAGCCTCCGGCCGAGCTGAGAGGCCGCCAGCAACGTCGCCTCGCCGGTCCCGATCACGGGAATGTCGAGCGTCGAACGCAACTCGTAGAGTCCGGGATCCTGGAAATGCCCCATCACGAAGGCGTCGAACCCGCCCTCCTCGGCTGCGATGCCGTTGTCGATCGCCTGGACGGCGCAGCGCAATTCCGCGAGCCGTCCGAACTCCCGGTCCGGCGGCGAAATGCCCTCGACGTGAACGGTCGTGCCCGATGCAGCGATGTTGTTGAGGTATTCCGACAGCCGCGCCATGTAGGGCGCGTTCACGCTCGCATCAACGAAGCTCTGCCAGAAGATGCGCATCGTCCTTCTCCTCAGGCGGTGATCGGAGGATCGGTCGTCGACGGCCGATAAATATATTTCAATCATAAACTAATTCACGCGTCAAATGCGCGCGGCGTCGCCGCCGACGGTTACCGTCGCCGCAGGGCGAGCATGGCCATTTCGTACGCTCGATGGGCACAGATGCGCCGCACTCAGGCGAAATTGTATGCAACAACATTTTTTCTGACAGGGCCGTGACACGTGTTGACGGCTCCACCAACAATACTTTAGGCTTTAAGTAATTCCTCGCCGGTCAGGGGCCGGTGGCCATAACAATGATGTTGCAGGGCACCGATTTTGAGAGACTCGATCGTGTGGACAGTCGCCGTGCTCGAACAGCCGGCAGCAACAGCATCGCCGGCCGCGCATCGCGGCCGGGCCCACGGCCTTTCGTTGCTTCGGGAAAGTCCCGCCCGCATCTGCCGATGGGCCTGTCGTTCGAGCGGCAACCAGCGCCATGGCCGCTGAGATCCGGCCGAGCAACCCCTCTTCGGTCGCGCCCGGATTTCGGCGCTGCAGCAATGCTTTCAATCGGTTCGTTCGTCGTTCGGGCTCCCCGCACGGCAGCTTCGAGGCATTCCTATCCAGCACCAACGGAGGAGAACGCGTATGCGCAAGACTCTGAGCCTACTCGCACTTGTCGCCGGACTCTTCGCGGCGCCGGCTGCGCAGGCCGACATCACCATCGGCTTCGTCACCTCGCTGAGCGGCAACGGCTCGTCGATCGGAATCCCTTATGGGCGCGGCATCAACGCCGCTTATGAGTACAAGAAGACCATCAACGGCGAGACCATTCGCCTGATCCAGCTCGACGACGGCTCCGACCCGTCGGCCGCGACCCGCAATGCGCGCAAGCTGGTCGAAGAAGAAAAGGTAGACCTCCTGATCGGCACGGCCACGGCGCCCTCGACCATCGCCATGGCGGCGGTGGCGAGCGAGCTGAAAGTGCCGATGATCGCGGTCTCGCCGATCGGCAAGCTGCCGGATACGCCGGAGCAGTGGGTGGTGTCGGTGCCGCAGCCGGCCTCTCTCCTCGTCAAGATCGTCGCCGACCGCATGAAGCGCGACGGCATGAAGAACATCGGCTATGTCGGCTTCTCCGACGCCTGGGGCGACCTCGTCTACAACGGCGCCAAGGCCGCCGAGGCCGCCGGTGACATCAGGATTCAGACCAACGAGCGCTATGCCCGCACCGACACCTCGGTCACCGCGCAGATTCTCAAGGTGATGGCCGCACGTCCCGACGCCGTGCTGGACGGCGGCTCGGGTACGCAAGGCGCGCTGCCGCTTCTCACGCTCGCCGAGCGGGGTTTCAAGGGCAACACCTACGGCACGGTGGCACTCGTCAATCCGGACTTCGTCAACGTCGGCGGCAAGGCGGCCGAAGGCATCCAGGTCTCCGCGGGTCCCGTGATCGTCGCCGAGCAGCTTCCCGACGAGCACTTCGCCAAGAAGATCGCGCTGGATTTCCGCAGCGTCTACCAGAAGACCCATAACATCCCGACCACCGACGGCTTCTCCGCCTATTCGTTCGACGCCTGGCTGATCTTCGCCAACGCTGCCGAGCGCGCGCTGAAGACCGCCAAGCCCGGAACGGCGGAATTCCGCACGGCGCTGCGGGACGCGATCCTCAGCACCAAGGAGCTGCCGGGCGTGCATGCCGTCTACAATTTCAAGCCCGGTGCGGTCACCGGCGTCGACGAGCGCTCGCTCGTCGTGGTGCGCCTGACCGGCGGCGCCTGGAAGTACGCGCCATAACCGGATCAATGGCCCCGGCATCACAGGGAGCAACGACGTCTCAATGACGAGCGACATTGCAGCCATTCTCGCGATCGACGGGATCGCCACAGGGGCCGTCTATGCCCTGGTGGCGATCGGGACCGTCCTGATCTTCACGGTGACGCGGGTCATCTTCATTCCCTTCGGCGACATCGCGGCCTTCACCGCGCTGACGCTGGCTGCCCTCGATGCGAAGCGCTTTCCGGGCACGGGAGCGCTGGTCGTGATCCTGGCCTGCCTTGCGACCCTGATCGAGATCATTTCGCTGGTGCGCTCCGGCGAACTCCGCCTGCTGCCCCGCGCGCTGTCCTTCTATCTCCTGCTTCCGCTCGCCGTGGTCGGTGCAGCCTGGCTCGTCATGCGCCTGGACCCGCCGCTTGCCGTCAGGCTCGTGCTCGCGCTGATGCTGATCACGCCGATTTCCCCGCTGCTGGATCGGATCGTGTTCCGTCCCATCGCTGACGGCACCGTGCTGCTGTTGCTGACGGTATCCGTGGCGCTGCATTTCGCGCTGGTCGGCCTTGGCCTGTTGTTCTTCGGGCCCGAAGGGGTCCGGACGGAGCCGCTGACCTCGCTCTCGACCGAGTTCGCGGGCG
Protein-coding regions in this window:
- a CDS encoding aspartate/glutamate racemase family protein codes for the protein MRIFWQSFVDASVNAPYMARLSEYLNNIAASGTTVHVEGISPPDREFGRLAELRCAVQAIDNGIAAEEGGFDAFVMGHFQDPGLYELRSTLDIPVIGTGEATLLAASQLGRRLGLVTLDPVFEVWHYEQAERYGLGDRVAHVTGLGCKPADFADAFDGDQAAQARMIKDFVACARPLVEHGADVVIPAGVLPGLLIGREHGLKVGHAPVVNCAAVALKSAEMWVQLRQLNGTEPSRGPSFKRASAQARDDFRALLARDSR
- a CDS encoding ABC transporter substrate-binding protein → MRKTLSLLALVAGLFAAPAAQADITIGFVTSLSGNGSSIGIPYGRGINAAYEYKKTINGETIRLIQLDDGSDPSAATRNARKLVEEEKVDLLIGTATAPSTIAMAAVASELKVPMIAVSPIGKLPDTPEQWVVSVPQPASLLVKIVADRMKRDGMKNIGYVGFSDAWGDLVYNGAKAAEAAGDIRIQTNERYARTDTSVTAQILKVMAARPDAVLDGGSGTQGALPLLTLAERGFKGNTYGTVALVNPDFVNVGGKAAEGIQVSAGPVIVAEQLPDEHFAKKIALDFRSVYQKTHNIPTTDGFSAYSFDAWLIFANAAERALKTAKPGTAEFRTALRDAILSTKELPGVHAVYNFKPGAVTGVDERSLVVVRLTGGAWKYAP
- a CDS encoding branched-chain amino acid ABC transporter permease, whose amino-acid sequence is MTSDIAAILAIDGIATGAVYALVAIGTVLIFTVTRVIFIPFGDIAAFTALTLAALDAKRFPGTGALVVILACLATLIEIISLVRSGELRLLPRALSFYLLLPLAVVGAAWLVMRLDPPLAVRLVLALMLITPISPLLDRIVFRPIADGTVLLLLTVSVALHFALVGLGLLFFGPEGVRTEPLTSLSTEFAGVLISGQTMLIVIAALVFSGLLYLFFDFTLVGKSLRATAVNRTGSRLMGIRPARAGTIAYLLGSLMAGVSGILIAPVNTVFYDSGFLIGLKAFVGAIVGGMTSYPGAAIGAVGVGILESFASFESSALKDVIVFSLLIPILIWRSLASLHSEEEIEE
- a CDS encoding organic hydroperoxide resistance protein codes for the protein MMTPEKILYETEVTATGGRDGKAASADGLLSVSLSVPKSLGGPGGEGTNPEQLFAAGYAACFLGAVKLVARTRKVVPSAEPSVTAKVAMGPVPVGYALAVELKVNLPGVETSVAEEVVAGAHERCPYSNATRGNIAVKLTVL